A single window of Fischerella sp. PCC 9605 DNA harbors:
- the pdhA gene encoding pyruvate dehydrogenase (acetyl-transferring) E1 component subunit alpha, with protein sequence MIQERTLPKFDVTTAQIGKEEGLRLYEDMVLGRTFEDKCAEMYYRGKMFGFVHLYNGQEAVSTGVIQGAMRPGEDFVCSTYRDHVHALSAGVPAKEVMAELFGKATGCSKGRGGSMHMFSAEHRLLGGYAFVAEGIPVAAGAAFQTKYRREALGDESADQVTACFFGDGACNNGQFFETLNMAALWKLPVIFVVENNKWAIGMAHERATSDPEIYKKASVFNMVGVEVDGMDVMAVRAVAQEAVARARAGEGPTLIEALTYRFRGHSLADPDELRSKAEKEFWFARDPIKKFAAYLTEQNLTTDQELKEIDRRIQQEIEEAVKFAESSPEPDPSELYRYVFAED encoded by the coding sequence ATGATTCAAGAACGCACTTTACCTAAATTTGATGTAACCACCGCACAGATCGGCAAAGAAGAAGGCTTGCGGTTATACGAAGATATGGTATTAGGGCGCACCTTTGAAGACAAGTGCGCGGAAATGTACTACAGGGGCAAAATGTTTGGTTTTGTCCACCTGTACAACGGTCAAGAAGCAGTCTCCACAGGCGTGATTCAAGGAGCAATGCGACCGGGTGAAGATTTCGTTTGCAGTACCTATCGCGATCACGTTCATGCTTTAAGTGCGGGAGTACCAGCAAAAGAGGTAATGGCAGAGTTATTTGGCAAAGCCACAGGTTGCAGTAAAGGACGCGGTGGTTCCATGCATATGTTCTCTGCTGAACATCGTTTGCTGGGCGGCTATGCTTTCGTAGCTGAGGGTATTCCCGTAGCAGCTGGGGCGGCTTTTCAAACTAAATACCGACGGGAAGCGTTGGGTGATGAAAGCGCTGACCAAGTTACAGCCTGTTTTTTTGGCGATGGTGCTTGTAACAACGGTCAATTTTTTGAGACCTTGAACATGGCAGCGCTATGGAAATTGCCCGTAATTTTCGTAGTTGAGAATAACAAGTGGGCTATTGGTATGGCTCATGAACGGGCAACTTCTGACCCAGAGATTTATAAAAAAGCCAGTGTCTTTAACATGGTGGGTGTGGAAGTAGACGGTATGGATGTCATGGCAGTGCGTGCAGTGGCACAAGAAGCTGTAGCCCGTGCCCGTGCTGGTGAAGGCCCAACCTTAATTGAAGCACTCACTTACCGTTTCCGGGGTCACTCTCTGGCAGATCCTGATGAATTGCGAAGCAAGGCTGAGAAAGAATTTTGGTTTGCCCGCGATCCAATTAAGAAATTTGCTGCTTATCTTACAGAACAAAACCTGACGACAGATCAAGAATTAAAAGAGATCGATCGCAGAATACAGCAAGAGATAGAAGAAGCGGTGAAGTTCGCCGAAAGTAGCCCCGAACCAGATCCCAGCGAATTGTATCGCTACGTATTTGCCGAAGACTAG
- a CDS encoding aldose epimerase family protein, whose amino-acid sequence MFDISQEQRQYLTLILCDRTTNSQLEVVPERGGIITRWRVQGQEMLYLDEERFANPELSVRGGIPILFPICGNLPDNTYTYQGQQYTLKQHGFARDLPWEHEQVSAENKTFLKLHLSSNEKTKTVYPFDFHLAFSYVIQGNTLEIQQQYTNRSSQAMPFSFGFHPYFLTQDKTQLEFEIPAQKYQDQRSKEIHTFNGKFDFTKDEIDVAFKPLSGQFATVSDRSRKLKLTLEYDRVFSTLVFWTLKGKDFYCLEPWSASRNAINTGEDLTVLEPGATCSATVKISANFF is encoded by the coding sequence GTGTTTGATATTTCACAAGAACAAAGACAATACCTAACTTTAATTCTTTGCGATCGCACCACCAACTCTCAGCTAGAAGTGGTACCAGAACGCGGCGGTATTATCACGCGTTGGCGAGTCCAAGGGCAAGAAATGCTCTACTTGGATGAAGAACGCTTTGCTAACCCTGAACTTAGTGTTAGAGGCGGTATTCCGATTTTATTTCCTATCTGCGGAAATTTACCGGATAATACTTACACTTACCAAGGGCAGCAGTATACACTCAAACAACATGGCTTTGCTCGCGATCTGCCGTGGGAACATGAGCAGGTGTCTGCTGAAAATAAGACTTTTCTGAAGCTTCATCTTTCCAGCAACGAGAAAACAAAGACAGTATATCCCTTTGATTTTCATTTAGCTTTCAGCTACGTAATCCAAGGCAATACCTTAGAAATCCAGCAACAGTATACCAATCGTTCCTCGCAAGCAATGCCCTTTTCTTTTGGGTTTCATCCTTACTTTCTGACACAGGATAAAACTCAGCTAGAGTTTGAAATTCCTGCCCAAAAGTACCAAGACCAGCGAAGCAAGGAAATTCATACCTTTAATGGTAAATTTGACTTTACCAAGGATGAAATTGATGTGGCATTTAAACCATTAAGCGGGCAGTTTGCCACCGTCAGCGATCGCAGTCGGAAACTAAAACTAACGCTGGAATACGATCGTGTCTTTTCCACGCTTGTGTTTTGGACGCTTAAAGGCAAAGACTTCTACTGCCTTGAACCTTGGAGCGCCTCTCGTAATGCTATCAATACAGGTGAGGATCTGACAGTTTTGGAACCGGGAGCTACCTGTTCGGCAACAGTGAAAATTTCGGCAAATTTTTTCTAA
- the fba gene encoding class II fructose-bisphosphate aldolase (catalyzes the reversible aldol condensation of dihydroxyacetonephosphate and glyceraldehyde 3-phosphate in the Calvin cycle, glycolysis, and/or gluconeogenesis), with protein MALVPMRLLLDHAAENNYGIPAYNVNNMEQIQAIMQAAHETDSPVILQASRGARKYAGENFLRHLILAAVETYPYLPIAMHQDHGNEPATCYSAIKNGFTSVMMDGSLEADAKTPASYEYNVKVTRQVVEVAHALGVSVEGELGCLGSLETGMGDKEDGHGFEGKLSHDQLLTDPDQAVDFVEQTQVDALAVAIGTSHGAYKFTRKPTGEILAISRIEEIHRRLPNTHLVMHGSSSVPEDLIALINQYGGAIPETYGVPVEEIQKGIKSGVRKVNIDTDNRLAITAAVREALAKDPKEFDPRHFLKPSIKYMQKVCADRYQQFGTAGNASKIKQVSLEEFAAKYAKGELSAAIKKTVAL; from the coding sequence ATGGCGCTCGTGCCAATGCGGCTGCTGTTGGATCACGCGGCTGAGAACAATTACGGTATCCCAGCTTATAACGTGAACAACATGGAGCAGATTCAAGCGATTATGCAGGCTGCCCATGAAACAGATAGCCCCGTGATTTTGCAAGCTTCTCGTGGTGCTCGTAAGTATGCTGGCGAAAACTTCTTACGTCACCTGATTTTGGCAGCAGTGGAAACCTATCCCTATCTGCCCATTGCCATGCACCAAGATCATGGCAACGAGCCTGCTACTTGCTACTCAGCAATTAAAAACGGCTTTACCAGCGTGATGATGGATGGTTCCCTGGAAGCTGATGCTAAAACCCCTGCTAGCTACGAATACAACGTCAAAGTCACCCGCCAAGTGGTGGAAGTAGCTCATGCACTAGGTGTCAGCGTTGAAGGCGAACTCGGTTGCTTGGGTTCTCTGGAAACTGGTATGGGCGACAAAGAAGATGGTCACGGTTTTGAAGGTAAACTCTCCCATGACCAATTGCTAACCGACCCCGATCAAGCTGTTGACTTTGTCGAGCAAACCCAAGTAGACGCTTTGGCAGTTGCGATTGGTACTAGCCACGGTGCTTACAAGTTCACCCGCAAGCCAACTGGCGAAATTTTGGCAATCAGCCGCATTGAAGAAATTCACCGCCGTCTGCCCAACACTCACTTGGTAATGCACGGTTCCTCCTCCGTACCCGAAGATTTGATTGCTTTAATTAACCAGTACGGTGGTGCTATTCCCGAAACCTATGGCGTACCCGTGGAAGAAATTCAAAAAGGCATCAAGAGCGGTGTGCGTAAGGTAAATATCGATACCGACAACCGTCTGGCAATTACCGCCGCCGTCCGGGAAGCTTTGGCAAAAGATCCTAAGGAATTTGACCCCCGTCACTTCCTCAAGCCTTCTATTAAGTACATGCAAAAAGTTTGTGCCGACCGCTACCAGCAATTTGGTACTGCTGGCAACGCTAGCAAGATTAAGCAGGTTTCTTTGGAAGAATTTGCTGCTAAGTATGCTAAAGGCGAACTCAGCGCTGCAATTAAGAAAACTGTTGCTCTATAA
- a CDS encoding cupredoxin domain-containing protein, which translates to MNKRTLKFCLTAIVSPLFLWACSPNNTSQQVTPTSSPAAQQNSSAANKVQVTVKEMQFQLSPSTVPAGPVEFVTNNQGNLDHEMVVIKTDLPLDKLPLKGDRLDEDKAGKKIGEIEEEELTSGATKTLAVNLTPGNYLIVCNLPGHFQAGMRTFLTAK; encoded by the coding sequence TTGAATAAGCGAACTTTAAAATTTTGTTTAACAGCTATTGTATCGCCACTATTCTTATGGGCTTGCAGTCCAAATAACACCTCACAGCAAGTAACTCCTACTAGTTCCCCAGCAGCCCAACAAAACTCATCTGCTGCCAACAAAGTTCAAGTAACTGTCAAAGAAATGCAATTCCAGCTATCACCATCCACAGTCCCAGCGGGGCCAGTGGAATTTGTCACGAACAATCAAGGAAACCTTGACCATGAAATGGTAGTTATTAAAACCGACTTGCCATTAGATAAGCTACCGCTTAAAGGCGATCGGCTTGACGAAGATAAAGCAGGCAAAAAAATTGGTGAGATTGAAGAAGAGGAACTCACAAGTGGTGCAACCAAAACACTCGCAGTGAATCTAACTCCAGGTAATTATCTAATAGTTTGCAACTTACCAGGACACTTCCAAGCCGGGATGAGAACTTTTCTCACAGCTAAGTAA
- a CDS encoding carbon-nitrogen hydrolase family protein produces the protein MKSYLAAAIQMTSVPDLEKNLAQAEELIDLAVHQGAELVGLPENFPFMGEEKDKLAQADAIAHKTEIFLKTMAQRYQITILGGGFPVPVEGAGKVYNTALLLDPNGQELLRYHKVHLFDVNVPDGNTYRESSTVMAGKELPSIYCGEKLGNLGLSVCYDVRFPELYRHLASKGADVMFVPAAFTAFTGKDHWQVLLQARAIENTCYVIAPAQTGLNYNRRQTHGHAMIIDPWGMILADAGEKPGVAIAEINPSRLEQVRRQMPSLQHRVF, from the coding sequence ATGAAATCTTATTTAGCCGCCGCTATTCAAATGACAAGTGTGCCTGACCTAGAAAAAAATTTGGCACAAGCAGAGGAATTAATCGATTTAGCCGTACATCAAGGTGCTGAATTGGTGGGTTTACCAGAGAATTTTCCTTTTATGGGAGAAGAAAAGGATAAACTCGCTCAAGCTGATGCGATCGCCCACAAAACAGAAATATTCTTGAAAACAATGGCGCAGCGCTATCAAATTACTATCCTAGGTGGCGGCTTTCCCGTTCCCGTGGAGGGTGCAGGCAAAGTCTACAATACTGCGTTACTCCTCGACCCCAACGGTCAAGAACTCCTGCGCTATCACAAGGTACACCTATTTGATGTTAACGTCCCTGATGGCAATACCTATCGAGAATCTAGCACAGTGATGGCTGGTAAAGAACTACCTTCTATTTATTGTGGTGAAAAATTAGGTAATCTTGGACTTTCGGTTTGTTACGATGTCCGCTTCCCCGAACTTTACCGTCATCTGGCATCCAAGGGAGCAGATGTGATGTTTGTTCCCGCTGCTTTCACTGCTTTCACAGGTAAAGACCACTGGCAAGTCTTGCTGCAAGCCCGTGCGATTGAAAATACTTGTTATGTGATTGCACCAGCACAAACCGGACTGAATTACAACCGCCGTCAAACTCACGGACATGCAATGATTATCGACCCGTGGGGAATGATTTTAGCTGATGCTGGCGAAAAACCGGGAGTTGCGATCGCCGAAATCAATCCTTCGCGCCTCGAACAAGTCCGCCGTCAAATGCCGTCTTTGCAACACCGCGTATTTTAA
- a CDS encoding MarC family protein, translating into MDASILIKTFIAVFVLADAVGNIPVLLVLTKGMEPERRNKVIDKAIVVAIVVLLLFACAGQLILSYLDVSMGSLRVAGGLLLLLISLQMLQGELDTPVIDQERDVAITPLALPLLAGPGTLTTVMLLMSESPNPHIGVLVGIVAAMLVSWLILRQANFIDQWIGAEGEVIITQLLGFLLAALAVEIGSRGIRELFLS; encoded by the coding sequence GTGGATGCATCTATTCTGATTAAAACTTTCATTGCTGTGTTTGTACTTGCGGATGCAGTCGGTAACATACCAGTACTTTTGGTTTTGACCAAAGGTATGGAACCAGAACGAAGAAACAAAGTGATAGATAAAGCCATTGTGGTGGCAATAGTAGTACTGTTGCTCTTTGCCTGTGCTGGTCAATTGATTCTGAGTTACTTGGATGTAAGTATGGGGTCGTTGCGAGTAGCTGGAGGACTGCTACTGTTGTTAATTTCTTTACAAATGCTTCAAGGAGAATTAGATACTCCAGTCATTGACCAAGAGCGCGATGTGGCAATTACTCCTCTGGCTTTGCCACTACTGGCAGGCCCTGGTACACTAACCACCGTAATGTTGTTAATGTCAGAATCTCCCAATCCACATATTGGTGTGTTGGTAGGGATTGTTGCAGCGATGTTAGTCAGTTGGTTAATTTTGCGACAGGCAAACTTTATCGATCAGTGGATTGGTGCAGAAGGTGAGGTAATTATTACTCAGCTTTTGGGTTTTCTGTTGGCAGCGTTGGCAGTGGAAATTGGTAGTAGGGGGATAAGAGAATTGTTTTTGAGTTGA
- a CDS encoding peptidoglycan-binding protein — protein MTATQHPVSQILELAQANSTNLARQPILKLGSTGDDVKILQTQLKELGYYDSVIDGQYGPTTRNAVLKFQQDQGLVANGIAGTQTQNLVQAEVEKKLNTANPTPQPTTNNKQSKGRGLVWWLLVAIGVLGTVGALLYFMKWFGKSKKVVPSQDSSPETITQTETQQVQPPLQELDATPPNPQAATTSQPPKLLPPTTTSRLAKVNIVDELLKDLGSPDPTKRRKAIWDLGQQGDSRAIQPLVDLMIDADSQQRSLILAALTEIGIRTLKPMNQALAMSLQHESPQVRQNAIRDLTRIYDMMAQISQMLCHAVQDPDAEVQATARYALAQMNRIRSLPSQDKPSKNSRQELKKLD, from the coding sequence ATGACAGCCACACAACACCCAGTCTCCCAAATTTTAGAACTTGCTCAAGCCAATTCCACAAACCTTGCTCGGCAGCCTATTCTCAAACTAGGCAGCACAGGGGATGATGTGAAGATATTACAAACCCAACTCAAGGAGCTAGGATACTACGATAGTGTTATCGATGGACAGTACGGCCCAACTACACGTAATGCTGTCTTGAAGTTTCAGCAAGACCAAGGTTTAGTGGCGAATGGCATCGCTGGTACACAAACTCAGAACCTAGTGCAGGCAGAAGTAGAAAAAAAGCTTAATACTGCCAATCCTACTCCACAGCCTACTACAAATAACAAACAATCCAAAGGGCGTGGTTTAGTATGGTGGTTGCTAGTGGCGATAGGTGTTTTGGGAACCGTAGGCGCGCTACTGTACTTCATGAAATGGTTTGGCAAGTCTAAAAAAGTTGTACCTTCACAAGACTCATCTCCGGAAACTATTACTCAAACGGAAACCCAACAAGTCCAGCCACCCTTACAAGAGTTAGACGCCACTCCCCCTAATCCGCAAGCGGCTACCACATCACAACCTCCAAAATTACTGCCACCAACAACCACTTCTCGCCTTGCTAAAGTTAACATCGTTGACGAGTTGCTCAAAGATTTAGGCAGTCCCGATCCAACAAAGCGGCGCAAGGCGATTTGGGATTTAGGTCAACAGGGAGACTCACGGGCTATTCAGCCATTAGTCGATCTGATGATAGATGCAGATTCTCAACAGCGCAGCTTAATTTTGGCTGCTTTGACAGAAATTGGCATTCGTACACTCAAACCGATGAATCAGGCTTTAGCAATGTCTTTGCAACATGAAAGCCCGCAAGTACGGCAAAATGCTATCCGTGACTTAACTCGTATTTATGACATGATGGCTCAAATCAGCCAAATGTTATGTCATGCTGTACAAGATCCTGATGCTGAAGTCCAAGCAACAGCACGGTATGCTCTTGCACAAATGAATCGTATCCGTAGTTTGCCTTCTCAAGACAAACCATCGAAAAATTCACGGCAAGAACTTAAAAAGCTAGATTAA
- the pstB gene encoding phosphate ABC transporter ATP-binding protein PstB encodes MATNISTANQTDTVLRTEGLNIYYGNFLAVRDIWMDIPRNRVTALIGPSGCGKSTLLRCYNRLNDLIESFRAEGKVFYYGENLYAPHIDPVEVRRKIGMVFQKANPFPKSIYDNIAFGPRLNGYKGDMDELVERSLRQAALWDEVKDKLKQSGLSLSGGQQQRLCIARAIAVQPDVLLMDEPCSALDPISTLQVEELIHELKQRYTVVIVTHNMQQASRVSDMTAFFNVQTNEKGARTGYLVEYDLTEAIFQNPQQEATKEYVSGKFG; translated from the coding sequence ATGGCCACTAACATTAGCACCGCCAATCAAACCGACACTGTCTTACGTACTGAAGGTCTTAACATTTACTACGGTAACTTTTTGGCAGTACGTGACATTTGGATGGATATTCCTAGAAATCGCGTCACAGCCTTGATTGGTCCGTCTGGATGCGGTAAAAGTACGTTGTTGAGATGTTATAACCGCCTCAATGACCTGATTGAGTCATTTCGAGCAGAAGGAAAGGTTTTTTACTATGGTGAAAACCTATATGCACCCCATATCGATCCTGTAGAAGTGCGCCGTAAGATTGGGATGGTGTTTCAAAAAGCAAACCCTTTCCCCAAATCAATTTACGACAACATTGCTTTTGGGCCCAGACTCAATGGTTACAAAGGTGATATGGATGAACTGGTAGAGCGATCGCTCAGACAAGCCGCTTTGTGGGATGAAGTCAAAGATAAACTCAAGCAAAGTGGTTTATCTCTATCCGGCGGTCAACAGCAGCGTTTGTGTATTGCTAGGGCGATCGCAGTTCAGCCAGACGTGCTTTTGATGGATGAACCTTGCTCAGCTCTCGACCCAATTTCTACCCTGCAAGTTGAAGAACTGATCCACGAACTTAAACAACGATATACCGTGGTCATTGTTACTCACAACATGCAACAAGCCTCGCGAGTGTCCGATATGACAGCCTTTTTTAACGTCCAGACAAATGAAAAGGGTGCTCGTACTGGCTACCTTGTAGAATACGATCTTACAGAGGCAATTTTCCAAAATCCCCAGCAAGAAGCGACCAAAGAGTACGTCAGCGGTAAATTCGGTTAA
- the pstA gene encoding phosphate ABC transporter permease PstA: MAYTPDQSQSAFLRGSLKRSSSGRSLFNTIMTVIAFICGILAIIPLVAVLSYVIIQGLGSFRPGLFTELPPPPLVQGGGFGNAIIGTLVMVAIGALISIPIGVFAAVYLTEFSSGKIARWVRFATNILNGVPSIIAGVFAYGIVVVTTGTFSAVAGGVALAVLMLPIIVRTTDEALQLVSNDLRQAAVGLGSTKFQSVMLVVLPAAVPAIVTGVTLSIARAAGETAPLLFTALFSQFWPTGLFQPTASLAVLVYNFAIAPYKNWQSMAWAASLILVLMVLLTSIIARLATRRKIYS, translated from the coding sequence ATGGCTTATACTCCAGACCAATCTCAAAGTGCATTTCTCCGCGGCAGTCTGAAGCGCTCTTCATCTGGGCGATCGCTGTTTAACACAATAATGACAGTAATAGCATTTATATGTGGAATATTGGCAATTATACCTTTGGTAGCTGTGCTTTCCTACGTCATTATCCAAGGTTTAGGCAGTTTTCGACCGGGTCTGTTTACTGAGTTGCCACCACCACCATTGGTACAGGGAGGGGGTTTTGGCAATGCTATCATTGGTACACTGGTCATGGTAGCTATTGGAGCTTTGATCAGCATCCCCATTGGCGTTTTCGCTGCTGTTTATTTGACAGAGTTTAGCTCTGGGAAAATCGCTCGCTGGGTACGCTTTGCAACCAACATTCTCAATGGTGTGCCCTCAATTATTGCCGGGGTATTTGCTTATGGTATTGTGGTAGTCACAACAGGCACATTTTCTGCGGTTGCTGGAGGCGTAGCCTTGGCAGTGTTAATGCTGCCAATTATTGTGCGAACCACGGACGAAGCTTTACAGTTAGTATCAAATGATTTGCGACAAGCCGCAGTGGGTTTAGGTTCAACGAAATTTCAATCCGTGATGCTAGTGGTATTACCAGCAGCAGTACCGGCAATTGTTACAGGGGTAACGCTGTCGATCGCACGAGCAGCAGGAGAAACTGCACCCCTGTTGTTCACAGCTTTATTTTCCCAATTCTGGCCTACTGGTTTATTCCAACCTACGGCATCCCTGGCAGTTCTGGTTTACAACTTTGCAATTGCTCCCTATAAAAACTGGCAATCAATGGCTTGGGCTGCGTCTCTAATTTTGGTGTTGATGGTTTTGCTTACCAGTATTATTGCTCGCTTGGCAACTCGCCGCAAAATTTACTCATGA
- the pstC gene encoding phosphate ABC transporter permease subunit PstC, whose protein sequence is MNTPFQSDRSIVKPRSEFEKSLDTSFIWLTRVFALAIVAVLLWIAIEVAIEATPAIREFGARFLAESTWNPVNNIYGVLPQVYGTLVSSFLGLLISVPIGVGTAILLSENWLPLSIRTVLVFLVELLAAIPSVVYGIWGIFVLIPPLTALGRWLNSSFGWLPIFSTVPTGPGMFPAGIILGIMTLPIITAISRDALISVPSSLRQAAFGLGATRWETIFKVILPAAFSGIVSAVMLALGRAMGETMAVTMLIGNSNRISPSLFAPANTISSLLANQFAEASGLQVSALMYAALILFVLTLIVNVLAELIVLRVKRL, encoded by the coding sequence ATGAATACACCATTTCAAAGTGATAGATCTATAGTCAAGCCGCGTTCTGAATTTGAAAAGTCTCTGGATACTAGCTTTATCTGGCTAACGCGAGTTTTTGCTCTGGCGATCGTAGCTGTCTTATTATGGATAGCCATTGAGGTTGCTATTGAAGCGACACCTGCAATTAGAGAGTTTGGTGCCAGATTTTTAGCTGAAAGTACTTGGAATCCCGTCAATAACATATACGGTGTACTGCCGCAAGTCTACGGGACTTTAGTTAGTTCTTTTCTTGGCCTGCTGATATCTGTACCAATTGGTGTTGGCACAGCGATATTACTGAGCGAAAATTGGCTACCGCTATCTATACGGACAGTATTAGTCTTTTTGGTAGAACTGCTAGCAGCAATTCCCAGTGTTGTCTATGGCATCTGGGGAATTTTTGTTTTGATTCCTCCGCTGACAGCTTTAGGAAGATGGCTCAATAGTTCTTTCGGTTGGCTGCCAATTTTTAGCACTGTTCCCACAGGGCCAGGGATGTTTCCTGCGGGCATAATTCTAGGAATTATGACCTTACCGATCATCACAGCTATTTCTCGTGATGCTCTGATTTCTGTACCCTCCAGTTTGCGTCAAGCAGCTTTTGGACTTGGAGCAACTCGTTGGGAAACAATTTTCAAAGTTATTTTACCTGCCGCTTTTTCTGGCATCGTCAGTGCTGTGATGCTTGCTCTTGGTCGGGCGATGGGAGAAACGATGGCCGTAACCATGTTGATTGGTAACTCCAATAGAATTAGCCCTTCATTGTTTGCACCGGCCAATACGATTTCTTCTTTGCTAGCAAACCAGTTTGCAGAAGCAAGTGGCCTGCAAGTATCTGCTCTGATGTACGCTGCTTTGATTTTGTTTGTTTTAACTCTGATAGTAAACGTTTTGGCTGAGTTAATAGTCCTGCGAGTGAAGCGACTGTAG
- the pstS gene encoding phosphate ABC transporter substrate-binding protein PstS → MLSRTPIINKSHLTRAISVIALTVSLAACGGQEAQNNTSTGDATPGGATDATASSPGKLDLGGNVSLTGAGASFPAPIYSRWFFDLNKKYPNLQVNYQSVGSGAGVEQFTKGTVDFGASDVAMKDEEIQKVPQDKGVLMLPMTAGSIVLAYNVPGVEELKLPRAVYTDILLGKIKTWNDPKIAAANPGVNLPNQPISVIYRSDGSGTTGVFTKHLSAISPEWKSKIGEGKTVNWPVGVGAKGNEGVTAQITQNQGSIGYVEYGYAKQNNLKYAALENKAGKFVVPTEESASKTLEAVTLPDDFRAFIADPDGDESYPVVSYTWILAYKKYPDAAKAKAMEAMIEYGLTEGQKVSAELGYVPLPANVVQKVAAAADAISPDYKIAVGESNEPSASK, encoded by the coding sequence ATGCTTTCCCGTACACCAATAATTAATAAATCTCACTTAACGAGAGCAATTTCAGTAATAGCACTGACAGTCAGCCTTGCTGCTTGTGGCGGACAGGAAGCTCAAAACAATACTTCCACTGGCGATGCAACTCCTGGTGGTGCTACTGATGCTACTGCCTCTAGCCCAGGCAAACTGGATCTTGGTGGAAATGTATCCTTAACTGGGGCTGGTGCGTCTTTTCCAGCACCAATTTACAGTCGTTGGTTTTTCGATTTAAACAAGAAGTATCCCAACCTGCAAGTAAACTATCAGTCAGTTGGTAGCGGTGCTGGAGTTGAGCAATTCACCAAAGGCACTGTAGATTTTGGTGCTAGTGATGTGGCTATGAAAGACGAAGAAATCCAAAAAGTGCCACAAGACAAAGGCGTGCTAATGCTGCCCATGACTGCTGGAAGCATTGTGCTAGCCTACAATGTCCCAGGTGTTGAAGAGCTAAAGCTACCACGGGCAGTTTATACTGATATCTTGCTTGGCAAAATTAAGACTTGGAACGATCCAAAAATTGCTGCTGCTAATCCAGGTGTCAACCTCCCCAACCAGCCAATCTCAGTAATATATCGTTCCGATGGTAGCGGTACTACAGGCGTGTTTACAAAACACCTCAGCGCTATCAGCCCTGAGTGGAAAAGCAAAATTGGCGAAGGCAAAACTGTCAACTGGCCTGTAGGAGTCGGTGCTAAGGGTAATGAAGGTGTTACTGCCCAAATCACACAAAATCAAGGCTCGATTGGTTACGTAGAGTACGGCTACGCCAAACAAAATAATCTCAAGTATGCTGCTTTAGAAAATAAAGCAGGTAAATTTGTTGTACCTACTGAGGAATCTGCATCTAAAACCCTGGAAGCAGTAACTCTACCAGACGATTTTCGCGCCTTTATTGCAGATCCTGACGGAGACGAATCTTATCCTGTTGTTTCCTACACTTGGATTTTGGCTTATAAAAAATACCCCGATGCGGCAAAAGCCAAAGCAATGGAAGCGATGATTGAGTACGGGTTAACAGAAGGTCAGAAAGTTAGCGCTGAATTAGGGTACGTTCCTTTACCTGCAAACGTGGTTCAGAAAGTAGCTGCGGCTGCTGATGCCATTAGCCCTGATTACAAAATTGCTGTAGGCGAAAGCAATGAACCAAGCGCGAGTAAATAG
- a CDS encoding biotin transporter BioY, whose amino-acid sequence MLAASNQLLWSMIGLLLTMGGTFLEAHITTLPWSWSKHGIHSFSLGVTFQIGGVLLVGCLGGKNAGALSQIGYLVMGLTLLPVFADGGGIGYVKLSQFGYLLGFIPGAWICGFFAFKARPRLETLAFSCICGLLTVHVCGISYLIISYVLQWQGTETLSLIQAILKYSWFALPGQLAVICAVTVIAYLLRHLMFY is encoded by the coding sequence ATGTTAGCTGCATCCAATCAATTGTTATGGTCTATGATTGGCTTACTGCTAACTATGGGTGGTACCTTCCTAGAAGCTCATATCACCACCTTACCTTGGAGTTGGAGTAAGCATGGAATTCATTCTTTTTCTCTGGGTGTCACCTTTCAAATTGGCGGGGTGTTGCTTGTTGGTTGTTTAGGGGGTAAAAACGCTGGTGCGCTTTCGCAAATCGGCTATTTAGTTATGGGCTTAACTTTATTACCCGTATTTGCCGATGGTGGTGGTATTGGCTATGTCAAGTTGTCCCAATTTGGTTATTTGTTAGGCTTTATTCCGGGAGCTTGGATTTGTGGCTTTTTTGCCTTTAAAGCTAGACCGCGACTGGAAACATTGGCATTTAGCTGTATTTGTGGCTTGTTAACTGTCCACGTCTGCGGTATTAGTTATTTGATTATCAGTTATGTTTTGCAGTGGCAAGGCACAGAAACTCTAAGCTTAATACAAGCAATCCTCAAATACTCTTGGTTTGCACTACCAGGGCAACTAGCCGTAATCTGTGCCGTCACTGTCATAGCTTATTTGCTACGACACTTAATGTTTTATTAG